One region of Aeromicrobium sp. Sec7.5 genomic DNA includes:
- the ilvA gene encoding threonine ammonia-lyase, which produces MSESAPPPTWAGVEAAAELLAGVAEETPLAHSRWLSELTGTEVLLKCENLQRTGSFKLRGAYTRISRLSEAERAAGVVAASAGNHAQGVALAAQMLGIPARIFMPEGAALPKVQATQGYGAEIELVGVDVGASIAAAQEFSASTGAVMIHPFNHSDIVVGQGTVGLEILRQLPDVGTVLVPVGGGGLVAGIALLREVRPDVRIVGVQTSAVSPYVPSLSAGRPLLVPGLPTMADGIAVAEPGAVPFAVVADLVDDVVTVSEESLSRALIGLLERAKLLVEPAGAAGVAALLDHPKDFPGPVVPVLSGGNIDALLLLEVIRHGLKAAGRFLSFRVHLTDRPGELMRLLTDLASMQVNILNVVHDRASESLGVGEVEVRLQVATRGARHADRVLDQLASRGYRSV; this is translated from the coding sequence GTGAGCGAGAGCGCACCGCCTCCGACCTGGGCCGGTGTCGAGGCGGCCGCCGAGCTGCTGGCGGGCGTCGCCGAGGAGACCCCGCTCGCGCACTCGCGGTGGTTGAGCGAGCTCACGGGCACCGAGGTCCTCCTGAAGTGCGAGAACCTCCAGCGCACCGGGTCCTTCAAGCTCCGCGGCGCCTACACGCGCATCTCCCGGCTCTCCGAGGCCGAACGCGCGGCGGGCGTCGTGGCGGCGTCCGCCGGGAACCACGCCCAGGGCGTCGCGCTCGCGGCGCAGATGCTCGGCATCCCGGCCCGGATCTTCATGCCCGAGGGCGCGGCACTGCCCAAGGTGCAGGCCACCCAGGGCTACGGGGCCGAGATCGAGCTGGTCGGCGTCGACGTCGGAGCCAGCATCGCCGCCGCGCAGGAGTTCTCGGCCTCCACGGGTGCCGTCATGATCCACCCGTTCAACCACAGCGACATCGTGGTCGGGCAGGGCACGGTCGGGCTGGAGATCCTGCGCCAGCTGCCCGACGTCGGCACGGTCCTCGTGCCCGTCGGCGGTGGCGGTCTCGTGGCGGGCATCGCCCTGCTGCGCGAGGTCCGACCGGACGTCCGCATCGTCGGCGTCCAGACCTCGGCCGTGAGCCCCTACGTGCCGTCGCTCAGCGCCGGCAGGCCGCTGCTCGTGCCGGGCCTGCCGACGATGGCCGACGGCATCGCCGTGGCCGAGCCCGGCGCCGTGCCCTTCGCCGTCGTGGCCGACCTCGTCGACGACGTCGTCACGGTCAGCGAGGAGTCGCTCAGCCGCGCCCTGATCGGGCTGCTCGAGCGCGCCAAGCTCCTGGTGGAGCCCGCCGGGGCGGCGGGCGTCGCGGCCCTGCTGGACCACCCCAAGGACTTCCCGGGCCCGGTCGTGCCGGTGCTGTCCGGAGGCAACATCGACGCCCTGCTGCTGCTCGAGGTGATCCGCCACGGACTCAAGGCCGCCGGACGGTTCCTGAGCTTCCGCGTGCACCTCACCGACCGGCCGGGCGAGCTCATGCGGCTGCTCACCGACCTGGCGTCGATGCAGGTCAACATCCTCAACGTGGTGCACGACCGGGCGTCGGAGTCGCTCGGCGTGGGCGAGGTGGAGGTGCGCCTGCAGGTCGCGACGCGCGGCGCGCGCCACGCCGACCGGGTTCTCGACCAGCTGGCCAGCCGGGGCTACCGCTCGGTCTGA
- the greA gene encoding transcription elongation factor GreA, translating to MTQPTGTETLWVTQESLDRLREELDHLKGEVRADITSKIAAARDEGDLKENGGYHAAREEQGKTEARIRQLEDMLGRAEVGEKPADDGVVEAGMKVTIRFEGDDDTESFLLGSREVLSLDSAVDLDVYSPTSPLGAALLGKKAGESASYEAPNGSTITVEIVEAIPF from the coding sequence ATGACGCAGCCGACTGGCACCGAGACCCTCTGGGTCACGCAGGAGTCCCTCGACCGTCTCCGCGAGGAGCTCGATCACCTCAAGGGTGAGGTGCGCGCCGACATCACGTCGAAGATCGCCGCCGCCCGTGACGAGGGAGACCTCAAGGAGAACGGCGGCTACCACGCCGCGCGCGAGGAGCAGGGCAAGACCGAGGCCCGCATCCGACAGCTCGAGGACATGCTCGGCCGCGCCGAGGTGGGCGAGAAGCCGGCGGACGACGGCGTCGTCGAGGCCGGCATGAAGGTCACGATCCGCTTCGAGGGCGACGACGACACCGAGTCGTTCCTGCTGGGCTCGCGCGAGGTCCTCAGCCTCGACAGCGCGGTCGACCTCGACGTCTACTCCCCCACGTCCCCGCTCGGCGCCGCACTGCTGGGCAAGAAGGCCGGCGAGTCCGCCAGCTACGAGGCCCCGAACGGCTCGACCATCACGGTCGAGATCGTCGAGGCGATCCCGTTCTGA
- a CDS encoding DUF4307 domain-containing protein — protein MTDLADRYGTRTSPRWLWWVVAGAGIAVGIAWAAWIALQPRPISTEVYSFEAVSDTQIDVQLEVIRPEPTAVTCSVYAQALDHSIVGEKTVTIPPSDREIVREGLTLTTTDRAVTAVVRSCEVAD, from the coding sequence ATGACCGATCTCGCCGACCGCTACGGCACCCGCACCTCACCGCGCTGGCTGTGGTGGGTCGTGGCCGGCGCCGGGATCGCGGTCGGCATCGCGTGGGCCGCCTGGATCGCGCTGCAGCCCCGGCCCATCTCCACCGAGGTGTACTCCTTCGAGGCGGTCTCCGACACCCAGATCGACGTCCAGCTCGAGGTCATCCGCCCGGAGCCCACGGCCGTCACGTGCAGCGTCTACGCCCAGGCGCTCGACCACTCGATCGTCGGCGAGAAGACCGTCACGATCCCGCCGTCGGACCGCGAGATCGTGCGCGAGGGGCTGACCCTGACGACCACGGACAGGGCTGTCACGGCCGTCGTTCGCTCGTGCGAAGTCGCTGACTGA
- the mca gene encoding mycothiol conjugate amidase Mca produces the protein MGILDSVDEQLRLMHVHAHPDDESSKGAASTARYVAEGVDVHVATCTGGERGSILNPSFQHPGIEDDPELITEIRREEMERARDILGVTQDWLGWVDSGWPEGDPKPPLPEGCFALVPLEEAAAPLVRLIRSFRPHVLTTYDEKGGYPHPDHIKCHEISVFAYEAAADPELYPELGEPWQVSKLYYQGGFTRARLEAIGAAMEERGLENPYAEWFKDRDPDRLRDERITTRVECAEYFHVRDAALIAHATQIDPDGFFFSVPREVQAEAWPTEDFELVASLVPTTLPEDDLFAGLR, from the coding sequence ATGGGGATACTGGACTCCGTGGACGAACAGCTGCGCCTCATGCACGTGCACGCGCACCCCGACGACGAGTCGAGCAAGGGGGCCGCGTCGACGGCCCGATACGTCGCGGAGGGAGTCGACGTCCACGTCGCCACCTGCACCGGCGGCGAGCGCGGCTCGATCCTGAACCCGAGCTTCCAGCACCCCGGCATCGAGGACGACCCCGAGCTGATCACCGAGATCCGGCGCGAGGAGATGGAGCGGGCACGCGACATTCTCGGCGTCACGCAGGACTGGCTCGGCTGGGTCGATTCCGGCTGGCCGGAGGGCGACCCGAAGCCGCCGCTGCCCGAGGGCTGCTTCGCCCTGGTGCCGCTCGAGGAGGCCGCGGCACCCCTCGTGCGCCTCATCCGTTCCTTCCGGCCGCACGTGCTCACCACGTACGACGAGAAGGGTGGCTACCCGCACCCCGACCACATCAAGTGCCACGAGATCAGCGTCTTCGCCTACGAGGCGGCCGCCGATCCCGAGCTCTACCCCGAGCTGGGCGAGCCGTGGCAGGTCAGCAAGCTGTACTACCAGGGCGGCTTCACCCGCGCTCGCCTCGAGGCGATCGGCGCGGCCATGGAGGAGCGCGGGCTCGAGAACCCCTACGCGGAGTGGTTCAAGGACCGCGATCCGGACCGTCTGCGCGACGAGCGCATCACGACCCGGGTCGAGTGCGCGGAGTACTTCCACGTCCGAGACGCCGCGCTGATCGCGCACGCGACGCAGATCGACCCGGACGGGTTCTTCTTCTCCGTGCCGCGGGAGGTGCAGGCCGAGGCGTGGCCCACCGAGGACTTCGAGCTCGTCGCCAGCTTGGTGCCCACGACCCTGCCCGAGGACGACTTGTTCGCCGGCCTACGCTGA